From Streptomyces sp. Edi4, one genomic window encodes:
- a CDS encoding acyl-CoA synthetase → MDEVRSSTVDGVVRRSARRTPDRTALRYADRTWSYAELDAAVSTAAAFLTARALGKGDRVAAYGHNSDAYLIAFLGCARAGLIHVPVNQHLTGDDLTYILEQSGASLVLADPALAQRVPAGLPVAALRDEADSLLAALAEPVAYPGEGDAGDIVQLLYTSGTTALPKGAMMTHRALVHAYVSAITALDLRAADRPVHALPLYHSAQTHVFLLPYLAVGADNTVLDAPDPGRIFDLVEAGRADSLFAPPTVWIALAGHPGFATRDLGGLRKAYYGASIMPVPVLERLRARLPGLAFYNCFGQSEIGPLATVLGPDEHGGRMDSCGRPVLFVEARVVDENGEPVPDGTAGEVVYRSPQLCEGYWGKPAETEEAFRDGWFHSGDLAVRDREGYFTVVDRVKDVINSGGVLIASRQVEEALYTHPAVAEAAVVGLPDERWIEAVTAFVVRAEEVTETQLIDHVRALLAPFKTPKRVLFVDDLPRNASGKILKRELRDRFA, encoded by the coding sequence ATGGACGAGGTACGCAGCAGCACCGTGGACGGCGTCGTGCGCCGCAGCGCCCGCCGCACCCCCGACCGCACCGCGCTGCGGTACGCGGACCGCACCTGGAGCTATGCCGAACTGGACGCCGCCGTCTCCACCGCGGCCGCCTTCCTCACCGCACGAGCGCTCGGCAAGGGCGACCGGGTGGCCGCCTACGGCCACAACTCCGACGCCTACCTCATCGCCTTCCTCGGCTGCGCCCGGGCCGGGCTCATCCATGTACCGGTCAACCAGCACCTCACCGGCGACGACCTGACCTACATCCTGGAGCAGTCCGGCGCCTCACTCGTCCTCGCCGATCCCGCCCTTGCCCAGCGGGTGCCCGCCGGGCTGCCTGTGGCCGCACTGCGCGACGAGGCTGACTCGCTCCTCGCGGCGCTCGCCGAACCGGTCGCGTACCCGGGCGAGGGTGACGCCGGCGACATCGTCCAGCTGCTCTACACCTCAGGCACCACCGCGCTGCCCAAGGGCGCGATGATGACGCACCGCGCCCTCGTCCACGCGTATGTCTCCGCCATCACGGCGCTCGACCTGCGGGCCGCCGACCGGCCCGTGCACGCGCTGCCGCTGTACCACTCGGCGCAGACCCATGTCTTCCTGCTGCCCTATCTCGCGGTGGGCGCGGACAACACCGTCCTGGACGCGCCGGATCCGGGCCGGATCTTCGACCTGGTGGAGGCGGGCCGCGCCGACTCGCTCTTCGCGCCGCCCACCGTGTGGATCGCCCTCGCGGGTCACCCCGGGTTCGCCACGCGCGACCTCGGTGGTCTGCGCAAGGCGTACTACGGCGCCTCGATCATGCCCGTGCCGGTCCTGGAGCGGCTGCGCGCGCGGCTGCCCGGGCTCGCCTTCTACAACTGCTTCGGGCAGAGCGAGATCGGGCCGCTCGCCACCGTGCTCGGGCCCGACGAGCACGGTGGACGGATGGATTCGTGCGGGCGTCCCGTGCTGTTCGTCGAGGCCAGGGTCGTCGATGAGAACGGCGAGCCGGTGCCCGACGGCACGGCGGGCGAAGTCGTCTACCGCTCCCCGCAGTTGTGCGAGGGCTACTGGGGCAAGCCGGCCGAGACCGAGGAGGCCTTCCGCGACGGCTGGTTCCACTCCGGTGACCTCGCGGTGCGTGATCGCGAGGGTTACTTCACCGTCGTCGACCGGGTGAAGGACGTCATCAACTCCGGCGGTGTCCTGATCGCCTCGCGCCAGGTGGAGGAAGCCCTGTACACCCACCCGGCGGTCGCCGAGGCCGCCGTCGTGGGTCTGCCCGACGAGCGCTGGATCGAGGCGGTGACCGCGTTCGTGGTCCGCGCCGAAGAGGTGACGGAGACGCAACTCATCGACCATGTACGCGCGTTGCTCGCCCCCTTCAAAACACCCAAGCGGGTGCTGTTCGTGGACGATCTGCCGCGCAACGCGAGCGGGAAGATCCTCAAGCGGGAGCTGCGCGACCGGTTCGCCTGA
- a CDS encoding RNA polymerase sigma-70 factor yields MTEHAEEFETHRPVLLGLAYRLLGSLWDAEDVVQDAYLRWSRVEREEIRDPRAFLITVTSRLAIDQLRSARMTREAYVGPWLPEPVATDALGPLDTAELRDTVAYATVHLMERLSPPERAVFVLREAFQLPYDEIASIVETSAANCRQMYSRAGRHLAAGRERFPLSGEEHARLLTRFLEAARGGDLGALTELLAEDVVAWSDGGGKVSAARRPVVGRTKVLAFLTGLLNRYAMEAVDMFDVNGAPALAITADGRHQIGLFALREGRIEAIYTMRNPDKLTRFFPETQGAESDDGPWTR; encoded by the coding sequence ATGACGGAGCACGCCGAGGAGTTCGAGACCCATCGTCCGGTGCTGCTCGGGCTCGCCTACCGGCTGCTCGGCTCGCTGTGGGACGCCGAGGACGTCGTCCAGGACGCCTATCTGCGCTGGAGCCGGGTGGAGCGCGAGGAAATCAGGGACCCGCGCGCCTTCCTGATCACCGTCACGTCCAGGCTCGCCATCGACCAGCTGCGCTCGGCGCGCATGACCCGCGAGGCGTACGTCGGGCCGTGGCTCCCCGAACCCGTCGCCACCGACGCGCTCGGCCCGCTCGACACCGCGGAACTGCGCGACACCGTCGCCTACGCCACGGTCCACCTCATGGAGCGGCTTTCCCCGCCGGAGCGCGCCGTGTTCGTCCTGCGCGAGGCATTCCAGCTGCCTTACGACGAGATCGCGTCCATCGTCGAGACGAGCGCCGCCAACTGCCGTCAGATGTACAGCAGGGCGGGACGCCACCTCGCGGCCGGCCGCGAGCGCTTCCCGCTCTCCGGCGAGGAGCACGCCAGACTCCTCACCCGCTTCCTCGAGGCCGCCCGGGGCGGCGACCTCGGCGCGCTGACCGAACTGCTCGCCGAGGACGTCGTCGCCTGGAGCGACGGCGGCGGCAAGGTGTCCGCCGCGCGCCGCCCGGTCGTCGGCCGCACCAAGGTGCTCGCCTTCCTCACCGGACTGCTCAACCGTTATGCGATGGAGGCCGTTGACATGTTCGACGTCAACGGCGCCCCGGCCCTCGCCATCACGGCCGACGGCCGGCATCAGATCGGGCTGTTCGCGCTCCGCGAGGGCCGGATCGAGGCCATCTACACCATGCGCAACCCGGACAAGCTCACCCGGTTCTTCCCCGAGACGCAGGGGGCCGAGTCCGACGACGGCCCCTGGACACGCTAG
- a CDS encoding nitronate monooxygenase family protein — MQTELSRTLGIEHAVFGFTPFPAVAAAITRAGGFGVLGAVRYTAPDDLARDLDWMQEHTEGLPYGLDVVMPAKKVEGVGEAEVEAMIPERHRQFVRETLAKHGVPELAEGDVCGWRITGWMEQVARSQLDVAFGYPIKLLANALGSPPVDVVRRAHEAGVPVAALAGSARHARHHADAGIDIVVAQGYEAGGHTGEIATMVLVPEVVDAVGPLPVLAAGGIGSGEQIAAGLALGAQGVWLGSLWLTTTEADLHSRALTRKLLDAGSGDTVRSRALTGKPARQLRTAWTDAWDDPAGPGTLPMPLQGLLVAEAVSRIQKYEAEPLLGTPVGQIVGRMTSERSVQDTFDDLTRGFERAVERINRIAGRDAR, encoded by the coding sequence ATGCAGACGGAGCTGAGCAGGACACTGGGCATCGAGCACGCCGTCTTCGGCTTCACGCCGTTCCCCGCGGTGGCCGCGGCCATCACCCGGGCCGGCGGTTTCGGTGTGCTCGGCGCGGTCCGCTACACCGCGCCCGACGACCTCGCGCGCGACCTCGACTGGATGCAGGAGCACACCGAGGGACTGCCCTACGGCCTCGACGTGGTGATGCCGGCCAAGAAGGTCGAAGGGGTCGGTGAGGCCGAGGTCGAGGCCATGATCCCCGAGCGGCACCGGCAGTTCGTCCGGGAGACCCTGGCCAAGCACGGTGTGCCCGAGCTCGCCGAGGGCGACGTCTGCGGCTGGCGCATCACCGGCTGGATGGAACAGGTCGCCCGCTCCCAGCTCGACGTGGCCTTCGGGTATCCGATCAAGCTCCTCGCCAACGCGCTCGGTTCACCGCCCGTCGACGTCGTCCGGCGCGCCCACGAGGCGGGCGTGCCGGTCGCCGCGCTCGCCGGCAGCGCCCGGCACGCCCGCCACCACGCCGACGCGGGCATCGACATCGTCGTCGCCCAGGGGTACGAGGCGGGCGGCCACACCGGGGAGATCGCCACCATGGTCCTGGTCCCCGAAGTCGTCGACGCGGTGGGCCCGTTGCCGGTCCTGGCGGCGGGCGGCATCGGCAGCGGCGAGCAGATCGCCGCCGGACTCGCGCTCGGCGCCCAGGGCGTCTGGCTCGGCTCGCTCTGGCTGACCACCACCGAGGCCGATCTGCACTCGCGGGCGCTCACCCGCAAGCTCCTCGACGCCGGCTCGGGCGACACCGTGCGCTCGCGCGCGCTGACCGGCAAGCCCGCCCGCCAGCTGCGCACCGCCTGGACCGACGCCTGGGACGATCCGGCGGGACCCGGCACGCTGCCCATGCCGCTCCAGGGCCTCCTGGTCGCCGAGGCCGTCTCCCGCATCCAGAAGTACGAGGCCGAGCCGCTGCTCGGCACCCCGGTCGGCCAGATCGTCGGACGGATGACCAGCGAACGCAGCGTCCAGGACACCTTCGACGACCTGACGCGGGGCTTCGAACGCGCCGTCGAGCGCATCAACCGCATCGCAGGGAGGGACGCCCGATGA
- a CDS encoding helix-turn-helix domain-containing protein produces the protein MGRAPRIGPYICGIDAALDVVSGKWKGLILWELDTQGVRRFAQLRRALPGVSEKMLTQHLRELEEDGLVHREVYAEVPPRVEYSLTEHGHTLNQALGPLGAWGTERIRREHSATVGVTEAGHGEHAGNGGHGVQRGVQPAAIAPELTE, from the coding sequence ATGGGCAGGGCGCCGAGGATCGGGCCTTACATCTGCGGCATCGACGCCGCGCTGGATGTGGTGAGCGGCAAGTGGAAGGGACTGATCCTGTGGGAACTCGACACCCAGGGCGTACGCCGCTTCGCCCAGCTGCGGCGCGCACTGCCCGGGGTGAGCGAGAAGATGCTGACGCAGCACCTGCGTGAGCTGGAGGAGGACGGCCTGGTGCACCGTGAGGTGTACGCCGAGGTCCCGCCCCGGGTCGAGTACTCCCTGACCGAGCACGGGCACACGCTCAACCAGGCGCTCGGACCGCTCGGGGCCTGGGGCACCGAACGGATCCGCCGGGAGCACTCCGCGACGGTCGGCGTGACCGAGGCCGGGCACGGCGAGCACGCCGGGAACGGGGGCCACGGTGTGCAGCGCGGCGTCCAACCCGCCGCCATAGCACCTGAGTTGACGGAGTAA
- a CDS encoding acyl-CoA synthetase, producing the protein MNQPPNGFWAQAEAEPDRRVLIAPDGEEWSAGRLRAAVNQLVHGLRAAGLRRGDAFAVVLPNGVEFFTAYLAASQAGFYLVPVNHHLVGPEVAWIVSDSGAKVLIAHERFADAAASAADEAKLPASHRYAVGAIAGFAPYTQLLAGQPESAPDDRTLGWVMNYTSGTTGRPRGIRRPLPGKLPEETYLGGFLAIFGIKPFDGNVHLVCSPLYHTAVLQFAGASLHIGHRVVLMDKWTPTDMLRLIDEQACTHTHMVPTQFHRLLSLPEEVRARYDVSSLRHAIHGAAPCPDHVKRAMIDWWGSCVEEYYAASEGGGAFATAEDWLKKPGTVGKAWPISELAVFDDDGERLPAGELGTVYMKMSTGGFSYHKDESKTKKNRIGDFFTVGDLGYLDEDGYLFLRDRKIDMIISGGVNIYPAEIEAALLTHPAVADAAVFGIPHADWGEEVKAVVEAADGFQAGQELAARILDHCEGRLAAYKRPKSVDFIGAMPRDPNGKLYKRRLREPYWEGHRRAM; encoded by the coding sequence ATGAACCAGCCCCCCAACGGTTTCTGGGCCCAGGCCGAGGCCGAACCCGACCGCCGGGTCCTGATCGCTCCGGACGGCGAGGAGTGGAGCGCGGGCCGGCTGCGCGCAGCCGTCAATCAGCTCGTCCACGGCCTCAGGGCCGCCGGGCTCCGGCGCGGCGACGCCTTCGCCGTCGTACTGCCCAACGGCGTCGAGTTCTTCACGGCCTACCTCGCCGCGTCCCAGGCCGGGTTCTACCTGGTGCCGGTCAACCACCACCTCGTCGGGCCCGAGGTCGCCTGGATCGTCTCCGACTCCGGAGCCAAGGTGCTCATCGCCCACGAGCGGTTCGCCGACGCGGCCGCCTCCGCCGCCGACGAGGCGAAGCTGCCCGCTTCGCACCGCTACGCCGTCGGCGCCATCGCGGGCTTCGCCCCGTACACCCAACTCCTGGCCGGGCAGCCCGAGTCTGCGCCCGACGACCGCACCCTCGGCTGGGTCATGAACTACACCTCCGGCACCACAGGACGCCCGCGCGGCATCCGGCGCCCGCTGCCCGGAAAGCTCCCCGAGGAGACCTACCTCGGCGGCTTCCTCGCCATCTTCGGCATCAAGCCGTTCGACGGCAACGTCCACCTGGTGTGCTCGCCGCTCTACCACACGGCGGTCCTCCAGTTCGCGGGCGCCTCGCTGCACATCGGGCACCGCGTCGTCCTCATGGACAAGTGGACGCCCACCGACATGCTGCGCCTCATCGACGAACAGGCCTGCACGCACACCCACATGGTGCCCACCCAGTTCCACCGGCTGCTGTCGCTGCCAGAGGAGGTGCGGGCGCGCTACGACGTCTCCTCCCTGCGGCACGCCATCCACGGCGCCGCGCCCTGCCCCGACCACGTCAAACGCGCCATGATCGACTGGTGGGGGAGCTGCGTCGAGGAGTACTACGCGGCCAGCGAGGGCGGCGGCGCCTTCGCCACCGCCGAGGACTGGCTGAAGAAGCCCGGCACCGTCGGAAAGGCCTGGCCCATCAGTGAGTTGGCGGTCTTCGACGACGACGGGGAGCGGCTGCCTGCGGGGGAGCTCGGCACGGTCTACATGAAGATGTCCACCGGTGGTTTCAGCTACCACAAGGACGAGAGCAAGACCAAAAAGAACCGCATCGGCGACTTCTTCACCGTCGGCGACCTCGGCTACCTCGACGAGGACGGCTACCTCTTCCTGCGCGACCGCAAGATCGACATGATCATCTCGGGCGGCGTCAACATCTACCCCGCCGAGATCGAGGCCGCGCTCCTGACCCACCCCGCCGTCGCGGACGCCGCCGTCTTCGGCATCCCGCACGCCGACTGGGGCGAGGAGGTCAAGGCCGTGGTCGAAGCGGCCGACGGTTTCCAGGCGGGGCAGGAGCTGGCCGCGCGGATACTGGACCACTGCGAGGGCCGCCTCGCCGCGTACAAGCGCCCCAAGTCGGTCGACTTCATCGGCGCGATGCCGCGCGACCCCAACGGCAAGCTCTACAAACGGCGGCTGCGCGAGCCGTACTGGGAGGGCCACCGGCGCGCCATGTGA
- a CDS encoding NAD(P)-binding domain-containing protein, with protein MNEQNSTTSQNTPVTVIGLGPMGQAMARTLLAAGHCVTVWNRTASRAEDIVAAGAERAATPGDALAASPLVILSLTDYRAMYDILGGATGSLAGRTLVNLSSDTPDRTREAAAWAEGRGADFLAGGVMVPAPMVGTEASHVYYSGRPDVMDTHRATLALLGAPRHLGSDPGLAQMMYQAQLAVFLSSLSALMHATAMLGSAGMKAQDALPELLASADMIGAIVRAGEETPGAALDAGDHPGALSTVTMMGATADHIVETSTSLGLDLALPLAVQAHYRNAIENGHGGDNWTRIIDSIRTPR; from the coding sequence GTGAACGAACAGAACTCCACCACCAGCCAGAACACCCCCGTCACCGTGATCGGGCTCGGCCCGATGGGGCAGGCGATGGCCCGCACGCTGCTTGCCGCCGGCCACTGCGTCACCGTCTGGAACCGCACCGCGAGCCGGGCCGAGGACATCGTCGCGGCGGGCGCGGAACGCGCGGCGACACCCGGCGACGCGCTCGCCGCGAGCCCCCTGGTGATCCTCAGCCTCACCGACTACCGGGCGATGTACGACATCCTCGGCGGCGCCACCGGCTCGCTCGCCGGCCGGACCCTGGTCAACCTGAGCTCCGACACCCCCGACCGCACCCGCGAGGCGGCGGCCTGGGCAGAGGGCCGCGGCGCGGACTTCCTGGCCGGAGGTGTCATGGTCCCCGCGCCGATGGTCGGCACGGAGGCGTCCCACGTCTACTACAGCGGCCGCCCCGACGTCATGGACACCCACCGGGCGACCCTCGCGCTCCTGGGAGCCCCGAGGCACCTGGGGTCGGACCCGGGCCTGGCCCAGATGATGTACCAGGCCCAACTCGCCGTGTTTCTCTCCTCGTTGTCCGCGCTGATGCACGCGACCGCAATGCTGGGCAGCGCCGGAATGAAGGCCCAGGACGCGCTGCCGGAGCTGCTGGCCTCCGCCGACATGATCGGCGCCATCGTGCGGGCCGGCGAGGAGACACCCGGGGCCGCACTGGACGCCGGGGACCACCCGGGCGCCTTGAGCACGGTCACCATGATGGGCGCGACGGCCGACCACATCGTGGAGACCAGTACCTCGCTCGGGCTCGACCTCGCCCTGCCCCTGGCCGTCCAGGCCCACTACCGGAACGCCATCGAGAACGGCCACGGCGGCGACAACTGGACCCGGATCATCGACAGCATCCGCACGCCGCGCTGA
- a CDS encoding serine hydrolase, translated as MADDVRGSSGRRVARAAMGLGGALMVGSSPEAAGAGQGARTLRRGSAEQARLLPEHLDRLVKEAQAFLRPSPDHPWYAGAVLLAGRGGTVALHEAIGCAVRYAAYDEKCDGAVELPPGRVIAAAEDTVYDLASLSKLFTSLLAVQQIERGTLRLERTVASYLPEFGAAGKQGVTVRQLLTHTSGLRPWIPLYEAPTREEKLKLIWNEAPARPSGSAYLYSDLNLISLQLVLEAITGRTLDVLLHDGITAPLGMRRTRYNPPASWKAGIAATEDARRPWSGLDRGLVWGEAHDENAYCLGGVAGHAGVFSCAWDLAVLARTLLNGGAYGQTRILDPAFVDLLFTDFNTAFPGHEHGLGFELYQHWYMGALATPRSAGHTGFTGTSIVLDPSTDTFLVVLSNSVHPVRTWRSGSAPRVAAGDALARAVAVRPAHGGMSWFGGMARATSATLTLPELPAPTGRARFECSLWWDTEPGVGVLALEASRDAGATWQPVPFTAARPGGGLVEHPSGSVTGWSGRVWHRVAADLAAWHGRPARLRLRYTTGPRYVGRGVYADGLRVSHDGRTVFDESRPGDAARIAASGWTRSAD; from the coding sequence ATGGCCGATGACGTACGGGGCTCCAGCGGACGGCGGGTCGCCCGCGCGGCCATGGGGCTTGGAGGAGCGCTGATGGTCGGCTCGTCACCGGAGGCAGCGGGGGCCGGGCAGGGCGCGCGGACCCTGCGGCGCGGGAGCGCCGAGCAGGCCCGGCTGCTGCCCGAGCACCTGGACCGCCTGGTGAAGGAGGCCCAGGCCTTCCTCCGCCCCTCCCCCGACCATCCGTGGTACGCGGGCGCCGTCCTGCTCGCGGGGCGCGGCGGCACGGTCGCGCTGCACGAGGCGATCGGCTGCGCCGTGCGCTATGCGGCGTACGACGAGAAGTGCGACGGCGCGGTGGAGCTCCCGCCCGGGCGGGTGATCGCGGCGGCCGAGGACACGGTGTACGACCTCGCCTCGCTCTCCAAACTGTTCACCTCGCTGCTCGCCGTCCAGCAGATCGAGCGCGGCACGCTGCGTCTTGAGCGGACGGTCGCCTCGTACCTGCCCGAGTTCGGCGCGGCGGGCAAACAGGGCGTCACGGTGCGGCAGTTGCTCACGCACACCTCGGGGCTGCGGCCCTGGATCCCGCTGTACGAGGCGCCCACCCGCGAGGAGAAGCTGAAGCTCATCTGGAACGAGGCGCCCGCGCGTCCGTCCGGCAGCGCCTATCTCTACTCCGACCTCAACCTGATCTCCCTCCAACTGGTCCTGGAGGCGATCACGGGACGCACGCTCGACGTGCTGCTCCACGACGGGATCACCGCTCCGCTCGGGATGCGCCGCACGCGCTACAACCCGCCCGCGTCCTGGAAGGCCGGGATCGCCGCGACCGAGGACGCCCGCAGGCCGTGGTCGGGGCTCGACCGGGGCCTGGTGTGGGGCGAGGCGCACGACGAGAACGCGTACTGCCTCGGCGGCGTCGCCGGCCACGCCGGTGTCTTCTCCTGCGCCTGGGACCTGGCTGTTCTCGCCCGTACGCTCCTGAACGGCGGCGCCTACGGCCAGACCCGGATCCTTGATCCCGCCTTTGTGGACCTGCTCTTCACCGACTTCAACACGGCCTTTCCCGGGCATGAGCACGGCCTGGGCTTCGAGCTGTACCAGCACTGGTACATGGGCGCGCTCGCCACGCCGCGCAGCGCGGGGCACACCGGGTTCACCGGCACGAGTATCGTCCTCGACCCAAGCACCGACACGTTCCTGGTCGTGTTGTCCAACTCCGTTCATCCGGTTCGTACTTGGCGCTCGGGGTCCGCGCCACGGGTGGCGGCGGGCGACGCGCTGGCGCGGGCCGTCGCGGTGCGTCCCGCGCACGGTGGGATGTCGTGGTTCGGGGGAATGGCGCGGGCCACGAGCGCCACGCTGACCCTGCCCGAGCTGCCCGCCCCGACCGGCCGGGCCCGGTTCGAGTGCTCGCTGTGGTGGGACACCGAGCCGGGGGTGGGCGTTCTCGCCCTGGAGGCGTCGCGGGACGCGGGAGCCACGTGGCAGCCGGTCCCGTTCACGGCCGCGCGCCCCGGTGGCGGGCTTGTGGAGCACCCGTCCGGGTCGGTGACGGGGTGGTCGGGGCGGGTCTGGCACCGGGTGGCGGCGGACCTGGCAGCGTGGCACGGCCGGCCGGCCCGGCTGCGCCTGCGGTACACCACGGGACCCCGGTACGTGGGGCGCGGGGTGTACGCGGACGGCCTGCGGGTCAGCCACGACGGCCGGACGGTGTTCGACGAGTCCCGGCCGGGCGACGCCGCGCGGATCGCGGCATCGGGCTGGACGAGGTCCGCCGACTAG